Proteins from a single region of Butyricimonas faecalis:
- a CDS encoding IS256 family transposase — protein MSERFDYEQFKANAIEQLKAGVPLSGKDGVLAPLLENLLNSALEGEMDSHLEGVEREYGNRRNGHMSKQVQTSMGEITINTPRDRDGTFDPQVVRKREKILADSLADRIIGLYAIGNSTREISDILEEQFGNRISAETISSITDRVLPEIQAWKSRALESVYPIVWLDAVHYKVMDEKNRPVTRAIYNVLAINSEGRKELLGMYISKSEGANFWLGVLTDLQSRGVRDILIACVDGLKGFPDAIASVFPETTVQLCIVHQIRNSIKYVASKRQKEFMKDLKQVYQAVNKDAAEQALDELELKWGEDYPIVIKSWRDNWERLSAYFQYSEHIRRIIYTTNTVEGYHRQLRKVTKNKGVFPNDTALEKLVFMAFTRIRRKWTQPVQNWGQTAQQLAILFPDRFRILS, from the coding sequence ATGAGCGAAAGATTTGATTACGAACAGTTCAAGGCGAACGCCATAGAACAATTGAAGGCGGGAGTACCACTATCCGGCAAGGACGGAGTATTGGCACCGCTGTTGGAGAATCTGCTTAACAGCGCGCTGGAAGGAGAGATGGACAGCCATCTGGAAGGAGTAGAACGGGAGTACGGGAATCGGCGCAACGGGCACATGAGCAAGCAGGTCCAGACCTCGATGGGCGAAATAACGATCAACACGCCGCGGGACAGGGACGGGACATTCGACCCGCAGGTTGTCCGGAAGAGGGAGAAGATACTGGCGGACTCATTGGCGGACAGGATAATAGGGCTGTATGCCATCGGGAACAGCACGAGGGAGATAAGCGACATACTGGAGGAGCAGTTCGGGAACAGGATATCGGCGGAGACGATCAGCAGCATCACGGACAGGGTGCTGCCGGAGATCCAGGCATGGAAGAGCCGGGCGCTGGAAAGCGTCTATCCCATAGTATGGCTTGATGCGGTGCATTATAAGGTGATGGACGAGAAGAACCGTCCTGTGACCAGAGCCATATATAATGTTCTGGCAATCAATTCGGAAGGCCGCAAGGAATTGCTCGGGATGTACATATCCAAGAGCGAGGGTGCGAACTTCTGGCTGGGTGTCCTGACCGACCTCCAGAGCAGAGGAGTCCGGGACATCCTCATAGCGTGCGTTGACGGGCTGAAGGGTTTCCCGGATGCGATAGCGAGCGTCTTTCCCGAGACCACGGTGCAGTTGTGTATAGTCCACCAGATACGCAACTCGATAAAGTATGTGGCCAGCAAGCGGCAGAAGGAGTTCATGAAGGATCTGAAGCAGGTCTACCAGGCGGTGAACAAGGATGCGGCGGAACAGGCTCTGGATGAGCTGGAACTGAAGTGGGGCGAGGACTATCCGATAGTCATCAAGAGCTGGCGTGACAACTGGGAAAGGCTCAGCGCGTACTTCCAATACTCCGAACACATACGGCGCATAATATACACCACCAACACCGTGGAGGGCTACCACCGCCAGTTGCGTAAGGTCACCAAGAACAAGGGGGTCTTTCCGAACGACACAGCCCTCGAAAAACTTGTGTTTATGGCATTTACAAGAATCAGACGCAAGTGGACGCAGCCTGTCCAGAACTGGGGTCAGACTGCCCAGCAACTGGCCATCCTGTTCCCGGACAGGTTCAGGATACTGTCCTGA
- a CDS encoding CfxA family broad-spectrum class A beta-lactamase codes for MGKNRKKQIVVLCIALVCIFILVFSLFHKSATKDSANPPLTNVLTDSISQIVSACPGEIGVAVIVNNRDTVKVNNKSVYPMMSVFKVHQALALCNDFDNKGISLDTLVNINRDKLDPKTWSPMLKDYSGPVISLTVRDLLRYTLTQSDNNASNLMFKDMVNVAQTDSFIATLIPRSSFQIAYTEEEMSADHNKAYSNYTSPLGAAMLMNRLFTEGLIDDEKQSFIKNTLKECKTGVDRIAAPLLDKEGVVIAHKTGSGYVNENGVLAAHNDVAYICLPNNISYTLAVFVKDFKGNESQASQYVAHISAVVYSLLMQTSVKGSVN; via the coding sequence ATGGGAAAAAACAGAAAAAAACAAATCGTAGTTTTGTGTATAGCTTTAGTTTGCATTTTCATCTTGGTATTTTCATTGTTCCATAAATCAGCGACAAAAGATAGCGCAAATCCTCCTTTAACAAATGTTTTGACTGATAGCATTTCTCAAATTGTCTCAGCTTGTCCTGGCGAAATTGGTGTGGCGGTTATTGTTAATAACAGAGATACGGTTAAGGTCAATAATAAGAGTGTTTATCCTATGATGAGTGTGTTTAAGGTTCATCAGGCATTAGCTCTTTGTAATGACTTTGACAATAAAGGAATTTCACTTGATACCTTAGTAAATATAAATAGGGATAAACTTGACCCAAAGACTTGGAGTCCTATGCTGAAAGATTATTCAGGGCCAGTCATATCATTGACAGTGAGAGATTTGCTGCGTTATACTCTTACTCAGAGTGACAACAATGCAAGCAACCTTATGTTTAAGGATATGGTTAATGTCGCTCAAACAGATAGTTTTATAGCCACACTCATTCCTCGTTCAAGTTTTCAGATAGCTTATACGGAAGAGGAAATGTCGGCTGACCATAACAAGGCTTACTCTAACTATACATCTCCTCTTGGTGCTGCAATGTTGATGAATCGTTTGTTTACTGAAGGTCTTATCGATGATGAGAAACAAAGTTTCATTAAGAATACGTTAAAAGAATGCAAAACAGGTGTAGATAGGATAGCAGCTCCACTTCTTGATAAAGAAGGGGTTGTTATAGCGCATAAGACAGGTTCAGGTTATGTTAATGAAAATGGTGTTCTTGCAGCTCACAATGATGTTGCCTATATATGTCTGCCTAATAATATCAGTTATACCTTAGCGGTATTTGTTAAGGATTTCAAGGGAAATGAATCACAAGCGTCACAATATGTTGCGCATATATCAGCTGTAGTATATTCTTTATTAATGCAAACTTCAGTAAAAGGGAGTGTAAACTGA
- a CDS encoding Abi family protein: MMPMRMPNTWITDFSFREQTLYPQLCYVVYWLNSISMGNTFVADFKQLLSKYPSVRTRLLGFPHNWEQEPLWR; this comes from the coding sequence ATGATGCCTATGCGTATGCCAAACACATGGATTACGGATTTCTCGTTCCGTGAACAAACACTTTATCCGCAACTCTGCTATGTGGTGTATTGGCTTAACTCCATTTCTATGGGCAACACTTTTGTTGCAGATTTCAAGCAGCTTTTATCGAAATACCCATCAGTAAGAACCCGTTTATTAGGCTTTCCTCATAATTGGGAACAAGAGCCTTTGTGGAGATAA
- the traM gene encoding conjugative transposon protein TraM: MKQINIKKPKYIIPILILPFILGIGWLVKDMINSAPAEETTLVETEELNLDIPDANLEKREIKSKFESLKGAFNKSSDYSSIQTIDKEEEVSEIESSGSLYSNDEIRQIDSLNQASRIREKELEQQIKGFPTIDESSQTETRKAPEKSKMQEEMELFKMQMAYIDSLQNPRPRTPQKKQDEKPKEKAIEVVKAKNPAEVYFNTVGKEQKTSLITAILDETLKVTDGSRVRIRLLDDIMINDALLTKGTYLYGNVSGFKAQRVHINISSIMVDGRQMKVDLSVYDNDGQEGFFVPSSAFRDLSKDVGAQIGSQTIQMNSQSEGVEQFALGALQDAYRSTTQALSKNIKKNKAKLKYNTQVFLVNNKDKEQ; this comes from the coding sequence ATGAAACAGATTAATATTAAAAAACCTAAGTACATCATTCCTATACTCATCCTACCTTTTATCCTAGGGATAGGATGGCTAGTTAAGGATATGATAAACTCTGCCCCAGCAGAAGAAACTACATTAGTAGAAACGGAAGAATTAAATCTTGATATTCCTGATGCTAATTTAGAAAAAAGAGAGATAAAAAGTAAATTTGAATCACTCAAAGGAGCTTTCAATAAATCTTCTGATTATTCATCAATACAAACCATAGATAAAGAAGAAGAAGTTAGCGAAATTGAAAGTTCTGGTTCTCTTTACTCCAATGATGAAATAAGGCAAATTGACAGTTTAAATCAAGCTTCTAGAATCCGAGAAAAGGAATTGGAACAACAAATAAAAGGATTTCCTACTATAGATGAATCAAGTCAAACAGAAACTAGGAAAGCTCCTGAAAAATCCAAGATGCAAGAAGAAATGGAGCTTTTTAAAATGCAAATGGCTTATATAGATTCATTGCAAAATCCACGTCCTAGAACACCTCAAAAAAAACAAGATGAAAAGCCAAAAGAAAAGGCTATAGAAGTTGTAAAAGCGAAAAATCCCGCAGAAGTATATTTTAATACTGTAGGGAAAGAACAAAAAACTTCACTAATCACAGCTATATTAGATGAAACTTTAAAAGTAACAGATGGTAGCCGAGTACGCATACGGCTTTTAGATGATATAATGATTAATGACGCTCTTTTAACTAAAGGCACTTACCTATATGGGAATGTATCTGGCTTTAAAGCTCAAAGAGTACACATTAATATTTCCTCTATAATGGTTGATGGCAGACAAATGAAAGTAGATTTATCTGTATATGATAATGACGGACAAGAAGGTTTCTTTGTTCCTTCATCAGCTTTTAGAGATTTGAGTAAAGATGTTGGAGCGCAAATAGGAAGCCAAACTATACAAATGAACAGCCAATCAGAAGGAGTAGAACAATTCGCTTTAGGTGCTTTACAAGATGCTTACCGTAGTACAACCCAAGCTCTTTCCAAAAACATCAAAAAAAACAAAGCCAAATTAAAATATAACACACAAGTTTTTTTAGTAAACAACAAAGATAAAGAACAATAA